In Arvicola amphibius chromosome 13, mArvAmp1.2, whole genome shotgun sequence, a genomic segment contains:
- the Klf5 gene encoding Krueppel-like factor 5 has translation MATRVLTMSARLGPVPQPPATQDEPVFAQLKPVLGAANPARDAALFPGDDLKHAHHHPPAQPAPPPAAGPRLPSEELVQTRCEMEKYLTPQLPPVPIIPEPKKYRRDSASVVDQFFTDSEGLPYSINMNVFLPDITHLRTGLYKSQRPCVTQIKTEPVTIFSHQSETTAPPPAPTQALPEFTSIFSSHQTTAPEVNNIFIKQELSTPDLHLSVPSQQGHLYQLLNTPDLDMPSSTNQTAVMDTLNVSMSAAMAGLNTHTSAVPQTTMKQFQGMPPCTYTMPSQFLPQQATYFPPSPPSSEPGSPDRQAEMLQNLTPPPSYAATIASKLAIHNPNLPASLPVNSPSIQPVRYNRRSNPDLEKRRIHYCDYPGCTKVYTKSSHLKAHLRTHTGEKPYKCTWEGCDWRFARSDELTRHYRKHTGAKPFQCGVCNRSFSRSDHLALHMKRHQN, from the exons ATGGCCACGCGGGTGCTGACCATGAGCGCCCGCCTGGGACCCGTGCCCCAGCCGCCGGCCACGCAGGACGAGCCGGTGTTCGCGCAGCTCAAGCCGGTGCTGGGCGCTGCGAACCCGGCCCGCGACGCGGCGCTCTTCCCCGGAGACGATCTGAAACACGCGCACCACCACCCGCCTGCGCAGCCCGCGCCGCCGCCAGCCGCCGGCCCGCGGCTGCCCTCGGAGGAGCTGGTCCAG ACGAGATGTGAAATGGAGAAGTACCTGACACCTCAGCTCCCTCCAGTTCCAATCATTCCCGAGCCTAAGAAGTACCGGCGAGACAGCGCTTCCGTGGTAGACCAGTTCTTCACCGACAGTGAAGGCTTACCTTACAGTATCAACATGAACGTCTTCCTCCCCGACATCACTCACCTGAGAACTGGCCTCTACAAATCCCAGAGACCATGCGTGACACAAATCAAGACCGAACCTGTTACCATTTTCAGCCACCAGAGTGAGACgacagctcctcctccagccccGACCCAGGCCCTCCCTGAGTTCACCAGTATATTCAGTTCCCACCAAACCACAGCTCCAGAGGTGAACAACATCTTCATCAAACAAGAACTGTCTACCCCAGATCttcatctctctgtcccttcccagcaGGGCCACCTGTACCAGCTATTGAATACACCGGATCTAGACATGCCCAGTTCTACAAACCAGACGGCAGTAATGGACACCCTGAATGTTTCTATGTCAGCCGCCATGGCAGGCCtcaacacacacacttctgctgTCCCGCAGACTACAATGAAACAGTTCCAGGGCATGCCCCCTTGCACATACACCATGCCAAGTCAGTTTCTTCCACAGCAGGCCACCTACTTTCCCCCGTCACCACCAAGCTCAGAGCCTGGGAGTCCCGATAGACAAGCCGAGATGCTCCAGAATTTAACTCCGCCTCCATCCTATGCTGCTACGATTGCTTCTAAACTGGCAATTCACAATCCGAATTTACCCGCCAGTCTGCCAGTTAATTCACCGAGTATCCAACCCGTCAGATACAACAGGAGGAGTAACCCCGATCTGGAGAAAAGACGTATCCACTACTGCGATTACCCCG GTTGCACTAAAGTTTATACAAAGTCGTCTCATTTGAAAGCTCACCTGAGGACTCACACGG GTGAGAAGCCCTACAAGTGCACCTGGGAGGGCTGTGACTGGAGGTTTGCACGGTCGGACGAGCTGACCCGCCACTACAGAAAGCACACGGGTGCCAAGCCGTTCCAGTGCGGGGTGTGCAACCGCAGCTTCTCCCGCTCCGACCACTTGGCCCTGCACATGAAGCGACACCAGAACTGA